In Lapillicoccus jejuensis, the DNA window TGGGTGCTGCGCGGCTCGCTGGTGCACCAGGACTCCGAGGGCCACCACGGCGTGATCTACCCCGGACTGGCGCAGCGGATGAGCGCCGGCACCGGCATCCTGCACTCGGAGAAGAACGACGCGTGGCGGCTGTCCGCGGAGGCGAGCACGCGCCCGGCCGAGGAGCCCGTGCACTTCGTCCAGATGTGGGTCCTGCCCGACGAGTCCGGCATCCAGCCCGGCTACGAGCAGCTCGAGGTCGACCACGAGCTGCTCTCCGGCGGGCTCGTCCCCGTCGCCTCCGGCATGGACCGGCACGCCGGCTCCGCGGCCATCCGGATCCGCAACCGGTACGCCGCCCTGCACGTCGCCCGGCTGTCGCCGGGCCAGCAGGTCGAGCTGCCGGACGCGCCGTACCTGCACCTCTTCGTCCCCGTCGGCGAGGTCGTCCTCGAGGGCGCCGGACCGCTCGGCACGGGCGACGCCGTCCGCTTCACCGCGACCGGCGGCCAGCGGGTGACGGCCACCACCGAGGCCGAGGTCCTCGTGTGGGAGATGCACGCCGGCCTCGCCGCCTGACCGCCCGCCCCGTCGAAGGAGAGCTCATGACCGACCAGACCACCACCCGCGACCTCGAGGCCCTCGCGGCCCGCCGTACGGAGCTCCGCGAGGCGCACCTGCGCCCCGCCAGCGAGCGACCGGAGTCGACCGCCCGCGGCCTGCACCACACCGCGCTGGTCAGCAGCGACGTCGAGACGACGATCCGCTTCTACCAGGACGTGCTCGGCTTCCCGCTCACCGAGCTCATCGAGAACCGCGACTACCCGGGTTCGTCGCACTTCTTCTTCGACATCGGCAACGGCAACCTCCTGGCGTTCTTCGACTTCCCGGGGCTCGACGTCGGCCCGTACCAG includes these proteins:
- a CDS encoding pirin family protein — encoded protein: MSTGTISLAPQVDIRRADQRFATDVGWLDSKHSFAFGHHRDPRNTHHGLLLVNNDDVVDAGTGFETHPHRDMEIVTWVLRGSLVHQDSEGHHGVIYPGLAQRMSAGTGILHSEKNDAWRLSAEASTRPAEEPVHFVQMWVLPDESGIQPGYEQLEVDHELLSGGLVPVASGMDRHAGSAAIRIRNRYAALHVARLSPGQQVELPDAPYLHLFVPVGEVVLEGAGPLGTGDAVRFTATGGQRVTATTEAEVLVWEMHAGLAA
- a CDS encoding VOC family protein, which translates into the protein MTDQTTTRDLEALAARRTELREAHLRPASERPESTARGLHHTALVSSDVETTIRFYQDVLGFPLTELIENRDYPGSSHFFFDIGNGNLLAFFDFPGLDVGPYQEVLGGLHHCAISVEPSRWQAIVERLTAEGIEHEVHSGVSVYFRDPDGARIELIADPLGEMYGEHVL